A stretch of the Desulfobacter sp. genome encodes the following:
- the flgG gene encoding flagellar basal-body rod protein FlgG: protein MIRSLYSAATGMGAQQIQTDVVANNLANASTAGFKKSRANFEDLMYRKMLVAGQTTPGGGQVPSGIEIGMGVKPAGVQKIFTQGDYVETGNTFDFTIQGKGFFRVLHGDEDHYTRAGSFTLDSEGFITSPVGDRLQPEISIPVEAVTVVLQDDGTLTAFDANEEILAEENVLVTTFINPAGLSAQGQNLFLPTEASGDPVEGTPGEDGAGTTLNNWLEMSNVSVVEEMVNMIVGQRAYEANSKSIQTADSMLSTANGLKR, encoded by the coding sequence ATGATTCGATCTCTTTATTCTGCTGCAACCGGTATGGGTGCACAGCAGATTCAAACCGATGTGGTGGCCAATAACCTTGCCAATGCAAGTACGGCAGGGTTTAAAAAATCCAGGGCCAATTTTGAAGATCTCATGTACAGAAAAATGCTAGTGGCCGGCCAGACAACCCCGGGTGGCGGTCAGGTCCCGTCCGGGATCGAGATCGGCATGGGCGTAAAACCTGCCGGAGTTCAAAAGATTTTTACCCAGGGGGATTATGTGGAAACCGGGAACACCTTTGATTTTACCATCCAGGGCAAAGGCTTTTTCAGGGTGCTCCACGGAGACGAAGATCATTATACCCGTGCCGGCAGTTTTACCCTGGACAGTGAAGGGTTTATCACCTCGCCTGTGGGCGACCGGCTTCAGCCTGAGATCTCCATTCCGGTTGAAGCCGTGACCGTGGTGCTTCAGGATGACGGTACCCTGACGGCCTTTGATGCCAACGAGGAAATTCTTGCCGAAGAAAATGTCCTGGTGACCACATTTATAAATCCGGCAGGGCTTTCAGCCCAGGGTCAGAACCTGTTTTTACCCACCGAAGCATCCGGGGATCCGGTTGAAGGCACTCCCGGGGAAGACGGGGCCGGCACCACCCTAAACAATTGGCTGGAAATGTCCAATGTCTCTGTGGTGGAAGAAATGGTGAACATGATTGTGGGCCAGCGTGCCTATGAAGCCAACTCCAAATCCATTCAGACGGCAGACTCCATGCTGAGCACTGCCAACGGGCTTAAACGATAG
- a CDS encoding EscU/YscU/HrcU family type III secretion system export apparatus switch protein codes for MTGKKEIKKAVALRYDREVDDAPKVTAKGKGRVAENIIELAREHGIPIKDDPDLVQVLASLEIDQEIPPEIYVAVAELLAFVYSANSEKSSK; via the coding sequence ATGACCGGAAAAAAAGAGATAAAAAAAGCCGTTGCCCTAAGGTATGACCGAGAGGTTGATGATGCCCCTAAAGTCACGGCCAAGGGCAAGGGCCGGGTTGCCGAAAACATTATTGAACTGGCAAGGGAACATGGAATCCCCATCAAGGATGATCCCGACCTTGTCCAAGTCCTGGCTTCCCTTGAGATTGACCAGGAAATTCCGCCAGAGATCTATGTTGCGGTTGCCGAGCTTCTGGCCTTTGTCTATTCTGCCAATTCGGAAAAATCGTCCAAATGA